One window from the genome of Salvia miltiorrhiza cultivar Shanhuang (shh) chromosome 7, IMPLAD_Smil_shh, whole genome shotgun sequence encodes:
- the LOC130993953 gene encoding uncharacterized protein LOC130993953 has product MTTRTRSRNNGNPENEELVNHIPIRDTENMFRKQHPPTFDGLGDPVDAEKWVRTIERIFAYIRCDDKEKVIYAKYQMVDEADFWWESVERTMTQAQKDTLTWEGFKEKLFEKFIPECYRQKRQNEFWNLRQEKNTVTEYDREFNRLSRYYPQLVDTDEKKADKFRKGLHPDIAISLGFEH; this is encoded by the exons ATGACAACTAGAACCCGAAGTAGAAACAACGGAAACCCTGAGAATGAGGAACTAGTTAATCATATCCCAATTCGTGATACCGAAAATATGTTCAGGAAACAACACCCTCCGACCTTTGATGGCCTAGGTGATCCTGTAGACGCCGAAAAATGGGTTAGAACGATAGAAAGAATATTTGCCTATATAAGGTGTGATGACAAAGAGAAGGTAATTTATGCAAAATACCAAATGGTTGATgaggctgacttctggtgggagtcAGTAGAAAGGACTATGACTCAGGCACAAAAGGACACTTTAACTTGGGAAGGCttcaaggaaaagttgtttgaaAAGTTTATTCCAGAATGCTATAGGCAAAAGAGACAGAATGAGTTTTGGAATTTAAGGCAGGAAAAGAATACGGTAACAGAATATGATCGTGAATTTAATCGATTGTCAAGATATTATCCACAActggtggatactgatgaaaagAAGGCGGACAAATTCAGAAAAGGGCTGCATCCTGATATTGCAATATCATTG GGCTTTGAACATTGA